The DNA segment TTTCTCCCCGCGACATTCGGGAAGTAATTACCGTTAATTCTTCAACATTGCTCGTTTCTGAATGCAGTGCAGTCCAAACTCTGCCATTTAAAGCATTAATTAAAGCCTGTGGACTACCACTGCGAAGGATTTCACCCCTATTCATAATCGCCATATTCGGGCATAATTCGGCGACATCTTCGACAATATGGGTAGAGAGTAGTAAAACTCTGTCTTGGCTGATTTCTGAAAGCAAATTATGAAACCGGATGCGTTCTGCTGGATCTAAACCTGCGGTTGGCTCATCTACTATTACGAGTTTGGGTGAACCGAGTAAAGCTTGAGCAATTCCGAAACGCTGGCGCATACCACCGGAAAAAGTGCCTAATTTCTGTTGACGCTGTTCGTATAGATTGACAAGTTGCAGTTGTTGTGCAACTATTTCTCGTCGTTGTTGATGATGAATAAATCCTTTGAAGACGGCTAATTGATCTAGTAAATCTTCAGCTGAAACACTTGGATAAACGCCAAAATCTTGAGGTAAATAACCTAAGATACTACGAGCAGATTGGGGATTTTTGAGGAAATTTACGCCGTCTAATTCTATTGAGCCAGAATCAGCATCTTGGAGAGTGGCTAGTGTCCGCATGAGGCTAGATTTCCCTGCACCGTTTGGGCCGAGTAATCCGAAGATGCCGTAATCTATTTTTAAGGATATATCTCTTAGGGCTTGGATGCCGTTGGGGTATTTTTTGTTTAATTGTTTGATGATGAGCATGATTTTTTTAACGCAGAGGGGCGCGGAGAGAGATTTTATGAGGGAGTTCTTTGAGTCTTTGCGCCTACCCTGTGGGAACGCCTTGGCGCAGCCTCTCGTAGAGAAGGGCGAATGCGTGAGATAAAACCCCATTAATCAACAACGCCAGAACTTTCAGGAAGCTTCTGATCAGGAATTAAGTCTTCTACTTTTCGCAAAGTGCGCCAGGTGTAACCGAAAATACCTACTAAGACTGTGCAGATAGTCATACTGACAAATAGTAAAGTAATCCCTGAACCAGTCCCAGTCCCAAAGATGTTGCCGAAAATCGGGGCTAAAATCCCTGTGGGACGCATGGCGGGTTCAAAGACTCTATCAGCCAGGAAACCAGCAATTAAGGGGGTGATGGCGGCTACAGTTACGCCTATGAGTTGATCGGCTGCGAGGACTCGTCCTTGTAAGCCTGGGGGAATTGTGGCATACCATATAGCGTTACTGGAACTGTAAAACAAGGGAATGAGTGTGGATGAAAGAAAATGCGCTCCCATCCACACCGATACTGTTTGCCCCAGTCCGATCAGGGTTCTAAAAATACCGTGTCCGATGAAACCTAGTAACATTCCGTGTATACGGCGATGGAATCCGCCCCAAATACTAAGGGCGATCGCCCCAATGACACCCCCAATCCCCGCCGCCGTGGTGACTGTGCCGAGAATTTCTGAGTTGCCACCTGTACGGGCTAGAATCATCGGTGTGTAAAGGACTTTACTTATATCGTTGGGAATGGCGAATAATGTGAAGGCGATCGCCATTGCTGTTAATGATGGATTTGCCCAAATATAACGAAATCCAAATGTTAATTTTTGCCATAAGCTCTCAGTATTATCCCGGTGATTTGGCTCAACGGCAGGCTGGGGAATTTTGACGATGAGTAAGGTGATGAAGGCAGCAGCAAAAGTTGTTAAGTCAATCCAGAAGATAGCCTGCAACCCCAGACGGGGATATATAAACCCGGCTAAGGCCGGAGAAAATATGGCTGCACTGTAGTTAACGGCTGAACCTAAA comes from the Nostoc sp. PCC 7120 = FACHB-418 genome and includes:
- a CDS encoding ABC transporter ATP-binding protein — protein: MLIIKQLNKKYPNGIQALRDISLKIDYGIFGLLGPNGAGKSSLMRTLATLQDADSGSIELDGVNFLKNPQSARSILGYLPQDFGVYPSVSAEDLLDQLAVFKGFIHHQQRREIVAQQLQLVNLYEQRQQKLGTFSGGMRQRFGIAQALLGSPKLVIVDEPTAGLDPAERIRFHNLLSEISQDRVLLLSTHIVEDVAELCPNMAIMNRGEILRSGSPQALINALNGRVWTALHSETSNVEELTVITSRMSRGERWVRVLSDSQPGKDFQPVEPDLNDVYFIALLDKPQSQTIAV
- a CDS encoding MFS transporter, coding for MSPETMRTFLIIWLGQIISTIGSFMTVFALTIWVWDKTGSATALALVGFFAQMPKILITTFAGIAVDRFNRRFLMILAEVVAVLCTLAIAILYLNQQLQVWHLYIIVMLYGGFGQLQVLAYSASISLLVPKEQFTRAESLGSAVNYSAAIFSPALAGFIYPRLGLQAIFWIDLTTFAAAFITLLIVKIPQPAVEPNHRDNTESLWQKLTFGFRYIWANPSLTAMAIAFTLFAIPNDISKVLYTPMILARTGGNSEILGTVTTAAGIGGVIGAIALSIWGGFHRRIHGMLLGFIGHGIFRTLIGLGQTVSVWMGAHFLSSTLIPLFYSSSNAIWYATIPPGLQGRVLAADQLIGVTVAAITPLIAGFLADRVFEPAMRPTGILAPIFGNIFGTGTGSGITLLFVSMTICTVLVGIFGYTWRTLRKVEDLIPDQKLPESSGVVD